In Bacteroidetes bacterium SB0662_bin_6, the following proteins share a genomic window:
- a CDS encoding carbohydrate binding family 9 domain-containing protein produces MRPMRCLIRIINPYRKAMSGYLKTAFRKGLPGLFLALVVAGSAQAQEVFPAPDVPLTIRAARVQGTVHLDGDLSETDWQRVAPARGFRQTEPQQGNPATFDTEVRILYDDKNLYIGAICYDTTGTPGVRVPDLRRDFNYFQNDLFGISLDPFRDGRNAVVFQTNPYGGQRDIQVIDGIIYNRDWDAVWDVRTTVTDRGWVVEMAIPWFTLRYPEATADMQWGINFVRNIRRHNEITGWSLWPRVYSPYRMDYAGVLEGIEPPPPSTNLRVQPYLVMRNDRTGARDDLFDGVEPEVGGDLKWSVTPSTVLDLTVNTDFAQVDADRQVINLSRFSVFFPEKRAFFLENANLFHAGSSEAAIPFFSRRIGLDNAGQPIPIDGGLRLISRTPQRTFGGLVVRQRGDNRTPTSHVAVGRFIQNVGSTNRIGALATVRHDEGLASAPSVLNVVGTVDGHFRFTQTLALQWMASGSLTQHEDGDGFSTYAWLGNNTNWGYLGHIQALVSENYNPGVGFVARRNLIVTSPAGNVDLRPDWKPRFVRRFGPGFVSYIYHRLSDRQFQEASLSLTPLNVAFQNGAEISFGIEPNWQELEPEDVAFFRPLGIELAPGNYHYLRYNAEVQSDLSRKYSGTLELTVGDFFNGTLTNLELSARLAPSPRMALSAAYEYNRAKGLGINGEDEVSHLFGPELRLALDPRLQFNAFYQYNTVAEQANWNVRFSYEFRPLSYLYLVFNDARYFVNDTTRRTDPERFSTQQQAIVKVTYLRQL; encoded by the coding sequence ATGCGGCCCATGCGCTGTCTCATCAGGATTATAAACCCTTATCGCAAAGCCATGAGTGGTTATCTCAAGACAGCTTTTCGGAAGGGGCTCCCGGGGTTGTTTCTGGCGCTCGTTGTCGCCGGATCAGCGCAGGCCCAGGAGGTATTCCCCGCACCGGACGTCCCACTGACGATCCGGGCAGCACGGGTACAGGGCACGGTTCATCTCGACGGTGATCTGAGCGAGACGGACTGGCAGCGCGTGGCGCCTGCTCGAGGCTTCCGCCAGACCGAGCCGCAGCAGGGCAACCCGGCCACGTTCGACACGGAGGTCCGCATCCTCTATGATGATAAAAACCTCTACATCGGCGCAATCTGTTACGATACCACCGGTACACCCGGCGTCCGCGTACCCGACCTTCGGCGAGATTTCAACTATTTCCAGAACGACCTTTTCGGCATCAGTCTCGATCCATTCCGTGACGGGCGTAACGCTGTCGTATTTCAGACGAATCCCTATGGGGGGCAGCGCGACATCCAGGTCATCGACGGCATCATCTACAACCGCGACTGGGATGCCGTCTGGGACGTGCGCACGACGGTAACGGATCGGGGATGGGTCGTGGAGATGGCAATTCCATGGTTCACGTTGCGGTATCCGGAAGCAACGGCAGACATGCAGTGGGGCATCAACTTCGTGCGTAACATCCGGCGGCACAATGAGATCACCGGCTGGTCACTCTGGCCGCGTGTATACTCCCCCTATCGGATGGATTATGCGGGTGTGCTGGAAGGCATCGAGCCGCCTCCGCCTTCGACCAACCTGCGCGTGCAACCCTACCTGGTCATGCGCAACGACCGCACCGGCGCCCGAGACGATCTCTTCGACGGCGTCGAGCCCGAGGTCGGTGGCGACCTGAAGTGGTCCGTGACGCCCAGCACCGTTCTCGACCTGACCGTCAACACCGATTTCGCCCAGGTGGACGCTGACCGGCAAGTGATTAACCTCTCCCGGTTTTCTGTCTTTTTCCCGGAGAAACGCGCATTCTTTCTCGAAAACGCGAACCTGTTCCATGCAGGGTCGAGTGAGGCGGCCATCCCTTTCTTCAGCCGCCGCATCGGGCTGGACAACGCTGGGCAGCCCATCCCTATCGACGGCGGGCTGCGGTTGATCTCACGGACGCCCCAGCGTACCTTCGGCGGGCTGGTCGTTCGCCAGCGGGGAGATAACCGGACGCCAACAAGCCATGTCGCCGTTGGGCGGTTCATTCAGAACGTTGGCAGCACCAACCGCATCGGTGCACTCGCAACGGTTCGGCATGACGAAGGCCTCGCAAGCGCACCCTCGGTGCTCAACGTTGTGGGCACGGTGGATGGACATTTTCGATTTACACAGACACTGGCGCTCCAATGGATGGCCTCGGGTTCGTTGACGCAGCATGAGGATGGCGACGGATTTTCGACCTATGCCTGGCTCGGCAACAATACCAACTGGGGCTATCTCGGGCACATACAAGCGCTCGTCTCCGAGAACTATAACCCTGGCGTCGGCTTCGTCGCACGTCGCAACCTGATCGTGACAAGTCCAGCGGGCAACGTCGATCTGCGCCCGGACTGGAAGCCGCGCTTTGTGCGCCGATTCGGACCGGGATTTGTCTCTTACATCTACCATCGCCTCTCCGACAGGCAGTTTCAGGAAGCCTCGCTGAGTTTGACGCCGCTGAACGTGGCGTTTCAAAACGGCGCCGAGATCTCGTTTGGCATCGAGCCGAACTGGCAGGAATTGGAGCCCGAAGATGTCGCTTTCTTCCGACCACTCGGCATCGAACTCGCGCCGGGCAACTATCACTACTTGCGCTACAACGCCGAAGTCCAGTCTGACCTCTCGCGCAAGTATTCGGGGACACTCGAACTAACCGTAGGCGATTTTTTCAATGGAACGCTGACCAACCTGGAACTCTCCGCCCGGCTGGCTCCGTCGCCGCGCATGGCCCTGAGCGCGGCCTATGAATACAACCGCGCGAAGGGTCTCGGCATCAACGGGGAGGACGAGGTGTCGCACCTGTTCGGGCCGGAGCTTCGTCTGGCGCTCGATCCCCGGTTGCAGTTCAACGCCTTCTACCAGTACAACACGGTGGCTGAGCAGGCGAATTGGAATGTGCGATTCAGCTACGAATTCCGCCCGCTCTCGTACCTCTACCTCGTCTTTAACGACGCCCGCTACTTCGTCAACGACACCACCCGGCGTACTGATCCGGAACGCTTCTCCACGCAGCAACAGGCCATCGTCAAGGTGACCTATTTGCGGCAGTTATGA
- a CDS encoding ABC transporter permease subunit yields the protein MDRNRDARLPSPHRSLKSMITRIARKECIEMIRDGRFRWAAGVVFALLAGSLIVGWKHYASVEAQRAESQATDREMWVSQGEKSQHSAAHFGNYAFKPASPLSSIDQGVLPYTGVSVFMEAHRVREASYRPVEDASAMHRLGALTAASTLQLLIPLLIILLAFSSFAGEREQGTLRQLMSLGLQRRTVALGKALGVVLPLMLLLAPAAVVGAVAMALYAGPDAALWSLSRLLLMVMLYLLYFGLFIGLALIVSARASSARVALIVLLGFWLWSSFLVPRAATDVVDTLLPTPTSAEFDRAVQADYDQLPAWTDRTRAVEERLMQEHGVDTPDLIPASVAGYTFLEAEEDETMIYRKHFDALGDTYMAQNRMVQAGAVLAPMVAVQAASMGLAGSDYAHHRHFVEAAETYRYDFVQTLNRDMVAQNSSGDYRAGRSMWESIPAFTYQSPGLGWALGHYTTGLGLLGLWFVAVALAVPVAVTRMKIN from the coding sequence ATGGATCGGAATAGAGACGCGCGCCTCCCTTCACCACACAGATCGCTCAAATCCATGATCACCCGTATTGCCAGAAAAGAATGTATCGAGATGATCCGCGACGGACGGTTTCGCTGGGCCGCCGGCGTCGTCTTCGCTCTGCTGGCCGGCTCACTGATTGTCGGCTGGAAGCACTACGCCAGCGTCGAAGCACAGCGTGCTGAGTCCCAGGCTACCGACCGGGAGATGTGGGTAAGTCAGGGCGAGAAGAGCCAACACTCCGCGGCGCACTTCGGCAACTATGCCTTCAAACCCGCTTCGCCGCTGTCGTCGATCGACCAGGGCGTGCTGCCCTACACGGGCGTCTCGGTCTTCATGGAAGCGCATCGGGTGAGGGAGGCCAGTTATCGTCCCGTGGAAGATGCCAGCGCCATGCACCGTCTTGGAGCCCTCACGGCGGCCTCTACGCTCCAACTTCTAATCCCGCTGCTCATCATCTTGCTGGCGTTTTCCTCGTTTGCCGGCGAGCGTGAACAGGGGACGCTACGCCAGTTGATGAGTCTCGGGCTCCAGCGGCGTACGGTGGCACTGGGCAAAGCGCTTGGGGTGGTGTTACCCTTGATGCTGCTGCTCGCCCCGGCCGCTGTGGTGGGCGCAGTAGCGATGGCGCTGTATGCCGGACCGGACGCAGCGCTATGGAGTCTGTCGCGCCTGCTCCTTATGGTCATGCTGTATCTGCTCTACTTCGGTCTCTTCATCGGGCTTGCCCTCATCGTGAGCGCACGAGCCTCGTCGGCACGGGTAGCCCTCATCGTTCTGCTCGGCTTCTGGCTCTGGAGCAGTTTCCTCGTACCCCGTGCCGCGACAGACGTAGTCGATACGCTCTTGCCTACGCCGACCAGCGCCGAGTTCGATCGGGCCGTCCAGGCAGATTATGACCAACTACCCGCGTGGACCGATCGCACACGCGCCGTCGAGGAACGGTTGATGCAGGAACATGGCGTGGATACGCCGGACCTGATCCCTGCCAGCGTCGCGGGCTACACCTTTCTGGAGGCCGAGGAAGACGAAACGATGATCTACCGCAAGCATTTCGATGCGCTCGGCGACACCTACATGGCGCAAAATCGCATGGTTCAGGCCGGGGCAGTGCTTGCCCCGATGGTCGCCGTTCAGGCAGCGTCGATGGGACTGGCCGGGAGCGATTATGCTCACCATCGCCACTTTGTCGAGGCCGCCGAGACGTATCGCTACGACTTCGTCCAGACGCTCAACCGCGACATGGTAGCGCAGAACAGTAGTGGGGATTATCGAGCCGGACGCTCGATGTGGGAGAGCATCCCCGCCTTCACCTATCAATCGCCCGGCCTCGGCTGGGCGCTCGGCCATTACACCACTGGCCTGGGGCTTCTGGGACTGTGGTTTGTCGCGGTCGCGCTGGCCGTGCCCGTGGCTGTCACCCGAATGAAGATCAACTAA
- a CDS encoding DUF3526 domain-containing protein: MLGRIFTYENRLLRRDQTTWIVVTLFVALTMYAAVNGRQELNHRHSLATETTADYQTQVLEARHEAEGLEAAMRDEGRSLETYDWGPRHPYNVGSSMGHPATLPPTPLAAFAVGQSDIYPAAYKVSAASSVALGQTDQLENPFKLLVGRFDLAFVILFLYPLLILALTFSLTAAEKETGTLRLLMAQPVRLSTLVWAKVLSRGALIVGAALVLTVLAFVVTGAAFEGGWGRFGLWLAITLLYGAFWFGLALLVNAFGRSAATNAIILAVCWLAFVVILPSLINVVASTLYPVPSRMAFITAMRVETTVAEQQSSESLAKFFQDHPEIAPVGDDEANFAMLRVVRDERIAEQLAPVMGRFVRQQGRQQRFVRALGYLSPTLVTHRMLLDAAGTGPARHTAFLEQVEGFQAMWQEYFVPRYFANIAFQSSDYDAMPRFEYREERPAEVLDRLAFPLLILMLATALVGGYGLRQYRQYPVAE, encoded by the coding sequence ATGCTCGGCAGGATATTCACTTACGAAAACCGCCTGCTTCGGCGGGATCAGACCACCTGGATCGTGGTGACGCTCTTCGTGGCCCTGACAATGTATGCCGCCGTTAACGGCAGGCAGGAGTTGAATCACCGGCATAGCTTGGCGACAGAGACGACAGCGGACTACCAAACGCAAGTCTTGGAGGCACGGCACGAAGCCGAGGGCCTCGAAGCTGCGATGCGCGATGAAGGCCGCTCGCTGGAAACCTATGACTGGGGACCGCGCCATCCGTACAACGTCGGATCGAGCATGGGTCATCCGGCGACGTTGCCCCCGACGCCACTGGCGGCATTTGCCGTCGGGCAAAGTGACATCTATCCGGCGGCCTATAAGGTGAGCGCGGCCAGCAGCGTGGCCCTCGGACAGACCGACCAACTCGAAAACCCGTTCAAGCTACTGGTAGGTCGCTTCGATCTGGCATTCGTCATCCTGTTCCTTTACCCACTGCTGATTCTGGCGCTCACGTTTTCTCTGACGGCAGCGGAGAAAGAGACGGGCACGCTTCGTTTGCTGATGGCACAGCCGGTGCGTTTGTCAACCCTGGTCTGGGCCAAGGTATTGAGCCGGGGAGCGCTGATCGTCGGGGCGGCGCTGGTGCTGACGGTGCTGGCCTTCGTCGTGACGGGCGCTGCATTCGAGGGTGGGTGGGGTCGCTTCGGCCTCTGGCTGGCAATCACGCTGCTCTACGGAGCGTTCTGGTTCGGCCTGGCGCTGCTGGTCAATGCCTTCGGGCGTTCGGCAGCTACGAACGCGATCATCCTGGCGGTCTGCTGGCTCGCGTTTGTGGTCATTCTTCCTTCTCTGATCAATGTCGTCGCCAGTACGCTCTATCCCGTGCCTTCGCGCATGGCGTTCATCACAGCGATGCGGGTGGAGACGACCGTAGCGGAGCAGCAAAGCAGCGAGTCGCTGGCGAAATTCTTTCAGGATCACCCTGAAATCGCGCCGGTCGGTGACGACGAGGCCAACTTCGCCATGCTCCGTGTGGTCCGTGACGAACGCATCGCAGAACAGCTGGCTCCGGTAATGGGGCGCTTCGTTCGGCAGCAGGGGCGGCAACAACGATTCGTGCGCGCCCTCGGCTATCTGTCGCCGACCCTCGTCACGCACCGGATGCTTCTGGATGCGGCCGGCACCGGCCCGGCTCGGCACACGGCTTTTCTCGAACAGGTCGAAGGGTTTCAGGCTATGTGGCAGGAATACTTTGTACCCAGGTATTTCGCCAACATCGCTTTCCAATCCTCTGATTACGACGCCATGCCTCGCTTCGAGTATCGCGAGGAAAGGCCGGCAGAAGTGCTGGATCGCCTGGCGTTCCCCTTGTTGATTCTGATGCTTGCTACAGCCCTCGTTGGGGGCTACGGCTTGCGCCAGTACCGGCAGTATCCAGTTGCGGAATGA